The following DNA comes from Pseudorasbora parva isolate DD20220531a chromosome 8, ASM2467924v1, whole genome shotgun sequence.
GATGTCATTATTACTGTCTGTACTTATCATACAGTcagtttttatatatacactatatatttGTTGGTTCTGTCAATTTCATTGCACTATACAGTTTGTTATTATTGCATATTCATGCTAGTATATTTTTGGCTATATTTATGTATCAGTGCATTATGTGGAGTGTATTATTGAGACTGCAATTTGTTGTATTTCAAACTATATGCAGATAgtctgtatttatttgtttgttttatatatttcagAAACTACCTCAATGACACTAATGTGTATGGTCACATCTTGTATAATAAACGACCAAATTCAATCTGATGACTCCGACTCCCTAACCAGAGTTCTGTAGCGGTCAATAACATTCACCGGCATTCAGTGGGGCAATCCCCAACATatggtccttcgagccggagctACTGACTactacagtgatgtcatcagaaGAGCGATCAACCTCGTTCTCTCATGCTGAGACTTCAGAGAGACCCTCGCGGCCTCGTCGCACACCCAAGCATCTGGAAGAATATCTTCTTGATTATGGCCATCACCGACCTGCCCTTTCCTCCCCACCTACAGCAGAGGTGCCAGCGGAGCAGAGAGGAGCAGCAGCCGCAGTGGGCATAAATAGTCAGTCACGATCAGTCTCCAGACAGGGTGAGCAGCCAGACACCAGTTCTTTGGACATGTTGAACATGAGTTCATTGAGGAAAATCTTGAAATCTATTTCTGAAAAAGAAAGGGATGAAGCTGCCGATATGACTGTGCTTCACAGTAAGCTTAAACAATATGAAAACCGACAGCGTCGGCGCAAAGAACTGATGGAACACATCACATCGTTCCTGAGGGAAGAAGAAGATGAAGATGATCAATTCGGAAAGCCTCCCACAACTCCACTAAGATCTCATTTAGTAACTTCTTCACATCCACCTCCCGCAAGTCACTCTACCTTGGCATCGCAGTCACCTGAAGTTGAGTTACTTACCCAGGGACAGGTGAGTCCTACACATATAAATTCAAGTACACCTGCAGCAGAGGCTGATCACTCCAACCCTGGGTTTGTGCCAATACAGCCAGTCGCTTCACTCCCTTTGTACTCACCACTTTCGTCTGGGACATTACCTGGCGCCGTAGCCCATGCTACAAGAGCAGAGACTGTGCCCATACGGCTTGAAAAGGAGTTTTACCGCTATGGCGATGCTGGAAACGTCTTTCAGCCTCAGGTGCAGCCACTGTTAGTTGCTCCCACGCCAACCTACCAGCATCCCAGTGTGCCTTACCTCTACACAACAGTGGCACCTCCTCCACGACAACCAGCCATCTCTCTGCCGACAAGCTTTTCAATTCCTCACTATACTTCAATGCCTCCAGTAGCGTCAGTACCTCACCGCCCATTACATGCTGCTCCCCAGCCAAAGATTCCTGATTTTGTGAATGACAACGAGAGGGAATTTGCTAATCTGAAGTTGGCACTGGACAACCTTTTGGAACCTCATGCAGAGCTCGATGAAAAGTACAAGTACCACATCTTGCTGGAACATCTCAAATTGCCTGAGGCACAGATGATTGGACAGTCTTGTCGCCACCATTCATACCCATATTCAGCGGCTATGCAAGCTCTTCAGTTGCAATATGGTCAACCACACCAGCTGGCTCAGAGCGAAATAGCAGCAATCCTCACAGCACCAGAGGTCAAATCAAATGACGCTAACAGTTTCCAGAGTTTCGCACTCCGCGTCCATCTACTAGTAAGCATGCTTTTGACTTTGGAGGGGCCCAGAGGGATGGAGTTGAACTGCTGCTCGCATGTAGATCGCTTGCTCAGTAAGCTGCCCAAATACTTAAGAGATGGCTTCATAGAGTTTCTCCTGTTGCAAGGGAAGCTCAACTCTCCAAATATTAACCCGTACAACCTACAAGACTTTGCTGGATGGTTGCAAGTCAAGGCTCAGCAGCAGAGACTGTCCAGTAGGTTAGTGCAGCGCTACCAATATGAAAAATCTCCAAGCATTACAAAGGAGAAGACTATGGGTAAACCTAGAAGCCAAAGTACAGCCTTGTATCATGGCGCAGCACCTACAGAGTCTAAAGCCTGCCTCAGTCCTAAGGTGTCTCAGAAGAGAACTCCACCCAAAGTTAACTGTCTCTTCTGTAGCAGCAAAGACCACTACATCACTCGATGCAGCAGTATCAAGGAACACTCCGTTGATGAACTTTGCAAGTGGATCTCAGAAGGAAAGCGCTGCTGGAAATGTGCTCGTTCACATGCTCCTGAAGTATGCACCTTAAAGAAACCATGCAGCGAATGTGGTGGTATCCACCTTCAAGTCCTTCATGGTGTGGCCCGAAGACATGCAACCGGCACATCATCAGATACCTCTGAAAGTCGTATCTACCTCCTACCCTCCATTGCATCAGGCAGAGTCCTCCTGAAGGTAGTACCAGTTCTGTTACACCACAAATCAAAGACGTTGGAGACGTATGCTATATTAGATGACGGAGCACAGCGCACCATGATCCTACCCAATGCCATTCAGCAGCTTCGGCTTAAAGGTGAACCTGAGACTCTAGCCCTTCGTACCGTCCGACCTGACACCACGCATCTCAGTGGCTCCAGGGTCACCTTTGAAATCTCCCCAAGAGGTAACCCAGAGAAACGCTTTCAAGTGTTTGGAGCATTCACAGCTTCTGGTCTAGATCTGGTGGAGCAGTCATACCCTGTTCAAACTCTTCAGAGACGGTATGCACATCTTAGGGGAATTCCGCTACAGCCATTTCACAAGGTACGTCCGTTGGTGCTCATAGGTTCAGACCAGGTTCACCTCATTACTCCAGAAGAGCCTATTCGCCAAGGCAACAAAGGGGGTGAACTAGTGGAGGCAACTCAACAAAACTGTCTAGGTGCGTCCACATCAAACTCCACAAACAGTGAACCCGGCACCAGCAGAGAAGCGGAAGCTGTTCTGCTAAGAGCATGCCAACTCCAGAGCTTTCCTGAAGAAGTGGCGGCCCTCAGGGCAAACAAACCAGTTCCTGCGCACAGCCGGTTAGTCAGTCTTGCTCCGGAATGGGATCCACTGACTAACATGATTAGAGTTGGGGGCCGTTTAAGGAGGTCGGAAACCTTAGACACAGAGCAAATCCACCCAATTGTACTAGACCCAAAACACGCAGTAACAAAGCTCCTTATCAAAGAATTTGATGAGCGACTGCTACACCCAGGAGCAGAGAGGGTTTATGCTGAGATACGAAGACAGTACTGGATTCTCAGAGGACGCCAGGCTATAAAGCACCATCAACTTCTTTGTCTGTCCTGTCAGCGCTGGAGGGCACAGCCAAAGGTACCCCAAATGGCAGATTTGCCACCAGAACGCCTCCGACTGCTCTGTCCACCTTTCTACTCCACCGGTGTTGACTGCTTTGGCCCATACCTGGTCAAAATTGGAAGGCGGAATGAGAAACGCTGGGGCCTGATCTTCAAATGTCTCACCACTAGGGCAGTTCACACTGAGCTTCTTAATTCAATGGATGCAGACGCTTTCCTTCTTGCACTCCGTCGGTTCATCGCCAGAAGAGGTAAACCACACGAGATTCGTTCTGATTGTGGCACCAACTTCCGCGGAGCTGACAGAGAACTACGAGAAGCTTTCTCAGTGATGGAACCAGAGCTGAAGACCCAGCTTTCAAAATACCAAATTAGCTTCAAGTTTAATCCTCCCAGCGCTCCACACTTTGGCGGAATATGGGAGCGTGAAGTCCGTTCCATAAAGAATGCTCTTCAGGTAGCGGTTGGAACCCAAGCCGTAGCAGAGGATGTCCTGTCCACCGTCCTAGTGGAGGTAGAGGGGATTCTTAATTCAAAACCACTTGGATATGTTTCAACAGATGTTGCTGACATTGATCCTATCACTCCAAATATTCTCCTTATGGGGCGGCGGGATGCCTCGCTTCCGCAAGTGGCCTACACTCAAGGAGATATGGGGCGGCGAAGATGGCGTCACTGCCAGAATATGGTGGACCAATTCTGGATACAGTTCACAAGGAACTACCTGCCTACTCTCCAGATTCGGCAGAAGTGGAAAAAAtcttcagagaatctggaagcAGATGCTGTTGTGTTGATCGTAGATCCCCAACTCCCAAGAGCTCAGTGGCCCATAGGCAGAGTTCAAAAGACATTGCCTGGGAGTGACGGATGTGTGCGAACTGCTGAAGTTGTCATTGATGGTAAAACTTACCTCAGACCAGTTGCCCGGCTGATAAAGTTGCCAACAGTGGAAGGTATCACTAAAGACCTTTAGAGAATTCCCTGGATTACCCATTTGCTGTTCAAATGTGGGGGCGGCTGTTGTGAATTCTCTCCCTTTAAGTTTAAAGTTGGCTATGTGTGTGACGTTTTAAGTTATGACTTGTGGAAGTAACGTAGTGCAGCAGTCCAGTACGTACGGTCTTAGTGTATCTGCCTATTCACTTATCTCAGCGCAGCAGTCAGATCGCGTGCTCTCACTCAGTTGCAGCGTTTATGTGCAAGAGAAAGTTTGTGATGAATGTAAGTTTATTTCATGCATGTTGTTTATAACCCCGATGATTACTCTGTATAGCAACAACACAGAGTTAAACAAGGTTTACGACGACGTTGGTGCTTAGTGATCTTTCTGAGTGTAATTTGATCCTGTTTAACGAGCGGATTCGTCCCGCTAGCAGCACAGCTCGTATAGATCATGTTTACAAAGTGATTAACGGTTACCTCAAAGCGCACCCTTGTCACAGTGTGATAATATCCTTTCTTGATGTCATTATTACTGTCTGTACTTATCATACAGTcagtttttatatatacactatatatttGTTGGTTCTGTCAATTTCATTGCACTATACAGTTTGTTATTATTGCATATTCATGCTAGTATATTTTTGGCTATATTTATGTATCAGTGCATTATGTGGAGTGTATTATTGAGACTGCAATTTGTTGTATTTCAAACTATATGCAGATAgtctgtatttatttgtttgttttatatatttcagAAACTACCTCAATGACACTAATGTGTATGGTCACATCTTGTATAATAAACGACCAAATTCAATCTGATGACTCCGACTCCCTAACCAGAGTTCTGTAGCGGTCAATAACATTCACCGGCATTCAGTGGGGCAATCcccaacaataataatatatattttttataataatacattttatttagaatGAAAATGGTTGCTATAGATAGTatgcaaaaatataattatagactattaaatatatatatatttttgatggCTGGTTAAAAAAATAAGGCCAGCGTATTTTCTTTGTTCACCTGCTATTGGTAAGCATGACAAAACACTTATTTTGGATCCTGATTACAACTGGTTTGATACAAAAAGTAACTGCCAAATCCTCGTATTATTCCAAATGTGAGTACTCCAGTGAGAGCGGTGGTAACTGCATACTGTGAAAGCTCCTGTTCTTAAGCCCTTTTTGGACAGGACTAGTTTTCCCTGAGGGGGTCAGgttaatttgtgtttcacagacaTACTTTGTGATTTTAATCCTCTGAAATCAAACACGTCTGTGTTTTTCTCACGCAaccaaaaaaattgaaaatttcCTGCTACTTTTCCCCCCGTCTAATTTAGGGATCCTCTGAGGAACCTAATCCTGTTCGAATAACAATACGAATGTCTGTGGAATGACATTATGCTTCTATTTTGACCTTCATTGAAAACCGTAGCTAAAGTCAAATTTCTCATTGCTCTGCCTGCTGCACCTTCATTATGGATTTCAACCTTTTTGCCAGCTTTCTGGGGAAAACTAACAGTTGGTGGTTCAAGTGCTGCTGGCATCCTATCCGACATAAAAGGAAGATTAAATCAAGGAGAGCCCGATTGCTGACTCATATTTTTACGATAAAACAAGGCCCACAAAGAAAAACATTTGTAGTGAATTGTCACTAATACCAAAGATAAACACATTAGCCTTTAAAGCCCACATGCTTTAGTAGCCTCCTCAGGTCTAGCAGAGAGCCATTGATTTTGCTGAGGTGTGAAATGTTTAAGCGGAATATTGATGTGCTTACAACATAATGGAAGAACAGGCCTAACCTCTTCCATCCTTTACTCCGCTTCACTCCCCACCCATATTACAGCCTCGCCTCCATCTCGCTGTCCgcagtgtgtatctgtgttgGCTTCCAGACCAGATCAACTGGAAAATTACACGTCTGGCCATTTAAGCTCCATTGGCGAAAGTCTGTTGTTGGGCATCAACTCAAAAGTGGCAAGAGTTCATTTAGCACGGTCGCCGGGCGCATTAAGCGGAGTGGGAGGAGGAAGAGTAATAGGTAATAGAAGAGCACCACACAGGCTAATACATCGGAGCAATTAGCTGCAAGCCGAGGCAGCTGTGGCGTGACGGAGGCCTGAGGGTAATTGCAGACCCCACTCATCACTGCCTCTCGTTAATACAGAACTCTGCaccactgagagagagagagagagagagagagagagagagggtgggGGGGTggcttcctcttcctcttcctctcacTCTCCCTCACCCTGCTCTCTACTTCCATTCCAATCATCCCTGAGCACCACTCTGCTTCATAGTGAGCCCactctctgtctttctctctggAGACTGGAGTGTGCACCCTGGTCCTACCACATGCTGGAAATGTGACAGTCTATTTGAAAGGTCCGGGATGGAGTGTTCAATCTTGAGCATGCACTCGGAATATGGCTTCGTCTGCATATTTGGCGCGCTCTATGGCTGATGATGGATGGCAGAGAAGAGGGGAAAAGGAAAAACCTGAAGTATTTCTCTCAAACACAATTTGGCTCTAACGGGATTAGGCAACAACCCATggttaaattacatttactgACACCATGAAACACTTACAGCTGATGTGGAAATCAAGCTTGAAAAGTTTCtggaaataaatataaataaatccttTAAATAGTCTATTAAtctatagatatatatatttcttatatatacactggaccacaaaaccagtcataagttgtGCAGATATATTTGTGCCAATAGCCAACATTGCATGggtcaaaaatataaatttttcttttatgccaaaaatcattaggatattaaatatcctgttccatgaagatattttgtaaatgtacatacataaataaattcaaaatatattattattagtaatatgctTATTTGTGGGATtaatatgacatttttttctcaatatttagatttttttggcaccctcagattccagatttgtttttttgttaaaaaaacaaacaaacaaaaaaacaaaaacaaacaaaaataataataataataataataataataataataataataataataataataataataataataataataataaaatttaaaataaaataaaaaagacttatgactttggttttgtggtccagggtcatatATAAGTCTGtgattatttgataaaaaatacagtaaaatcagtaatattgtgaaatattattataatttaaggTCAATGTTCAATTGTAATAtatcttaaaatgtaaaatatatacacacagtggTGGACAAAATTGGGCTATCCCAAATATTAAAGTTAAAAGTGGTTTAAACCATTCTACTCACTTTATCTGATATTTGATGGTCATGAAATGAAATCGTGTTCTAATAATTTTGGCTACCATTGTATGTATACATTTCTTatctaaaaatgtaatatattaaaatgcatttttgcagCCATTACTCTAGTCGTCAGTATAGCATAAATACATAACTAATAATTAAATAAGTCTCTAAATGCTTAATAGTTAGGTACACAGATAACTTATTTTTATGTGACTGTTTTCCACGCAAAACAATTAGATTTCCACAGCTCAGATGGAGGAATTAGTATgagcttatttttttatttttttattttgctcaGAAATACTCTCAAAAAAGACAATTTCTAACAGGATCATTCGGACAGCAGTAAGCTCAGCAAGGTTACACCAGGAGAGCAGAAGTCCAATCAGTGTAATTTTAAGCTATTAGCAAGCCCTTCTCTGTCACGTGTTCTCACACTGTTCATTCGACTGCAGCAGAAGCtctaaaatgctaaaaaaagaaacaagaaaTCCTGTAAAATCCTGCAAATCAATCTAATTCGAAAGTCACTTCTTCATTTCACGCAACAGGGAATGCATCATGTTGCAGCAGACGAGAGAAATAGCCGTGCTGTGGTCGCTGTGACAGATGCAGCAAAACCAGACTGTTCAGCCAGCCCAGTTCTCACAGTTAAATGGTGGCTCCTTAAAAATGGTCATGCCACGTGTCTATTAACGGGACGTGCTGGTCCCAAAAACAGCTCTGTGGATTTACACAACACGCATGCGTTTCATGTGTCCTGCTGCGTTATATTTGAATGTCACCAACCATCCATCAATCATATTATAAAGGAGAGTACAATAAACTGAAGGGCTGCATGTGGTCATTCTATGGAAAATGCAGCTGACTTTATATTGATACTAGAATCAGAATAAGAATTAGTCATTTGCTTATCCCATCAATATGGCAAAAAAGAAacaatataatgaaataacacAACGTTAAAGGGAAAGAAACATATGCTTGCTAACAGCACAATGATTAAATTAAGACTGGTTATGAAATAGCCACCTGCACCTAACATGACTCAAATGTTTTCAGGCTACAGGAGCTATAGGCGATACAGCACACGCATGCATCGACACCCCCTACCTGTGGACAAGGATAAGACATTATGAGCTTTGCAACTTGACATTCAAAACTCCTCCAATTTCTGGTCTTTGGTTGTGAAGAGAGATAGGACGTAAATCAAGGAGGGGTTATCTTTATTATAAAGCACAGCAGCGATAAAATAATGTATTGACAAACTAATATAGAACCGTGTTTGTTGATGCACCAGGACAACAATAATGACACATACCTCCTTATGGCATTATGATTATTCCTACAGGACATGTTTTTGCATTAGAATGAAATGTCAAGACACCCATATGCATACTGAAGAAAGATAACATGATGACCTGGCAGTGACTCTGTGTACAGATACATATTTATACGTATTGGACACATCTTTGCTGTGCAATTATATCAGCGTTGTCACATGGATCTGGTGTATTTAAAACCAGTAAGCTAAGGAGAAAAAACGTGGGTAGAGCATCTTGCCATGCATGCAGAAAAACCTATCAGGGTGTGCTGCCACCATAGGTAAAATATCTTGTCAGGCAGAGCTAACCcacaaccctaaccctaacattAGAAGGACGTTTATATACCAAATAGTGTGTCTAAACGTAAAATCCCCGTTTGAACGAACTCCTCGCTCCGAGGTCCAAACCAATCAAGTAACTGCATATGCGAATAAAGAGGAGAAAGTGAGCTATCAAATTCACGATGGGGAGAATCGTGGCTCTGGTGCATTGCTGACCATTACTCAGCATCGACAACACATCGAGATCATTGCATTTGAAGCGCAACACACTATAGTCATCAAATTGTGACTGAGATTAATCTGAAATCAAAAGATCATCAAAAAACGTTCAAGACAAACCGGACAGAGAGAAGTAGTTTGTGCTGCACCGTCAAATAATTCCAAGTAGGTAGTTCTAAGTCTTTTAAGAAGAAAGGTTACCTTTCTCTGCGATGCTCCTTCTGCTCCGGTGTAAAGTGCCAGCCGGTGGTCGTTTGGCGGGGACAGGGTGGGATAGCTCTAATTAAAGCGGTATTAAAGCCGGAGGAAAAGATCAGACAGGTTCGGTACGGCTGGACAGTACCTTAATGTTCTTCGAAACGTGCGCCAAAAAACAAGATGCTTTCATTTTCTTAACGCAATCGAACTGACCGTTACTTTTGCTTTCTCGCAAAAATAGTTCCCATTCTTGCACTCGCAGGTGCGGTGAATCAGATATCTAGTTTCCTTGGCTCTTCACTTTCACCTTGCAATGAAGAATACATATCCAAATGCTGCTGCTGAAATACAGGACAATCCAATCCGTCAGAGGTGTAGATCCTCGAGAAGGAACCCTCTCGCAATATCATCCTGATAGATGGGTGAGTTAGAAGACAAATACACACGAAGCGTCTGCTCGTCTTGGAGCATGCTGGAGAGTGGGCGTTATTGGGGTAGATCTTGGCTGCTCACTGCCAATAAGCATGCATGCCTCCGCCTGAAGCGCTGCTCCtctacaagcacacacacaggctTTCCTGTCAGAACGGATGGCAGAAACTTGTGACTTTGAGGTTGGTTAGAGGTATAAAAAGGGTAGATCATTAGAGTGTGATAGGGAAGTCAGTTAAAACTAAAGGACAGTGCCGAAGATGAATTGGTTACCTAGCACGTGAGCGGGTTCTTACAATCGGACGGAAATACAAGTGACCGAATTCAGAAGCACAGGCGCGTTGAGAAAAACGCGTTGCGCGCTTTTGCTTTCTTTGCCCTGTACCAGTGTCAGTGCGTTTCCAGCACCACGGACAGCGCGCATGAACTCGGGACGTTTGAAAGCTGATTTTGTAATGGCGTGAATGTGATTTGGATAACTGTCTGTAACAATAAAGCATTTAGCTAGCGTGTCTCCTGTATAGGgatgggatatatatatatatatatatatatatatatatataagaatatAAAAATAGTATTTAAATATACTATTTAGCAGTGGTGTAAAtgcaatacaaatacaaataatatacTAATAATATACAAAAAAGTAATAACTCGCAGCTGAGTCAGTAGTTCATTCATCGATCCAtttatacatccatccatcaacatTTTTCAGTATTGTGCTAAATAAAGCAATGGGAAATAGTTACTAtagcgcatatatatatatatatatatatatatatatatatatatatatatatatatatatatatatatatatatatatatatatatatacccctAAACACAACCCTCACATTCTGCattattacatttaacaaacaaacaaacaaacacattttagtATAATTTATAAACTGTTTTTCTCATGGAGGCCAAAAAAAGTCCTGCTATTACTGTCCTTGTAGGGATAAATTTGGTCCCCCATATCCCCATAATTTAAGGTTtaccaggtacacacacacacacacacacacacacacacacactatgatCATGCTTACAGGTTGTGGCCTGTAAAcagcttctgtttttaaagttggaacAGCTCCATCTTTCAGAACAACCCGTTGTGCGAATCCTGCATTTGTTATTGAAGTGTGTAGTAGATAAGCGCACAGAGATGAAAGGGGAACTAGAAATAGGTATTTAATCAGAAAAGGCGCATCTTCGCGCTGTAGACAATAACTGAGGAGGGAGGGTAGGGGCTTAGGAGGAGGACGTGGGGCAAAAAGATACATACAGTTAGGGGTGGTAAACAGAGTCCAAGGGGAGACGTGAAAAGGGAGGAGCCAGAGGGAAGCCAGGAGCAGGATGCCGGATGGTGTGCCAAAAACCAGCCAGGCCGAGGGCCCAGGGCAGAGTCGATGGTGGGAGGAGCCTTGGAGGAGTTGACTGTGAGGAGGATGACGACCTGGGGATGACCAACGGAGAAGGAGCCTCAGATGGAGCAGAGGAGCCCCTGCGAAGACAATGGTCCTGGAGGCCAAGGATACACCGCAGCGACGAGCACCTGAGTTGGAACCTGTGAACCAGAAGGCAGTGGCTGATTTGGATGGGCCGAGGACAAAGGCGAAGCTGAAGGAAGGGCGGAGCCAGACGAAGCCGCAGGCGAAGGCAGGTCTACGCCTGACCAAGGCGGAGCCGGAGAGACGAGGGAGCCCGGAGAAGCCGTATGGCCGATGGTTTCTGGTGGAGCCAAGGGAGGGAGGATCTAAGGGGGCGCCGAAGAGTCGATTGGCCAAGGCGAAGCAGGGGGCACTGAGGCTGGAGGCGGAGACGGGGAAACCTCAGTGCTGGACAGAGCTGGTGACCAGAAGACACTCGCCGTCTCCACACATGTGGGTAGCGCAGAGGGGCGGAAGGGCAGCAGCAAAGGAAGCACTGAGGAATGGACCAACTGAGGAGGTGGGAGAGTTGAACCTCGGGAGATACTGGGGATGCTGGAGACTCTGAGAACACTGAAGATACAGGATGCACAGGACCTGGTCAGACCTTTGTTGGTGGTCGGGGCTCCGTGGCGATGACACCCTCCTCGGTATCATCGCCATGATGATGAAGTCCTCGGTATGGGCTCATCATCCATTAGTGGCCAGTCCCTGCGGTCTGCGGTGGGCTCCTGCAGCTTCTCCGTTGCGTCACTCGCTGATGGTGGTTGGCTGGTCTCTGGCAGTGGTGGAGTGGAATTGGTAACGCTTTCCTCATCAGCGGGGCCGATGGTCAATGGCGAGTAGTTATTTACCAGGACCTACTCCACGAATACTCTCCTTTCAAAATCTTCCTTTGGACCGCCCACTGGAATGCGTGCCTTCGGCCGCTCGCTCAGGCCAGCGTAGTAGAACACACTGAGTGAGCGGTCCGGGAAACAGGACAGGCCCGCGAGCTGGAGAAAGTTCCGGGTGTGTGCCTCCAGCGGGCGGTCTCCCTGCTCCAGGCAGATAAGCTGGACATCGGCAAGGGCCATGGGAAGACGGGGAAACACAGACAAAACAAAGGAAAAAcgccacaaaaaaaaactgtttcgGTTGGTTCTTCTGTTACAGAAGTGTGTAGTAGATAAGCACACTGAGACAAAGGAGAACAGGAAACAGGTATTTAATCAGAAAACTCAGGAACACACTGTACGTATCTACATGCAAATGAGAACCGACAAACACTGAGGGCAAACTGAGGgtttaatgctgccttcacgtgctatcggacgTTTCCTACTTTCCACTTTAGAAGTCGTTTTTTTGTTGGAAAGAACGGAGGACCccaggttcatacttttgtgcgtCTTTGGAAAATGatattttaacactataacaATTTCGGTCCTTTCCCGGTCCCAGAAAATTATAGAATCTCTGGCAAACATAGCAGCACAACACGAaagcatattgtttataatcacattcacaataaaggcataataTAGACAATAAAGGCTGCTTAAAGGCTAAAATGGCAATAGTTTTCAGTTATACATGATCCTATTGTATAGCAACTTTTACCACACTATCGAGATAGTCAGCTAgctcactattctggaatgatggtcaactagatgcgattttcgatgtgtttaaattacacaatatgcttcaaatgattattaatttctgtaaatatgtactactttaaagggttacttcagcgattagcatatggctttgtatcagtagaaaccctggagtatattcaaattattgtgctttcccccctcatatctccctgagatgagagatttatgcattttatttctggaacaattcctcctatgatgcaaattgacgatttttgcatcataggaggaatgtttgcccagaggctaaagactacagccagcagagggagccatttccgcatgttttgaatctgcgcatgggggatgggagattacactcagcttgcagggacagctcagcttgcagctacaggatcatttaaacggagctatagtgagcaatgtaagtcttttaacttctcaaattcatttctatgaaagttaagcttgcaaaggcatgaactgaaacgcgccagactgaactcgcgttgtgaatgtatgccgcgagtgtagtcgtgattacctca
Coding sequences within:
- the LOC137084534 gene encoding uncharacterized protein; amino-acid sequence: MSSEERSTSFSHAETSERPSRPRRTPKHLEEYLLDYGHHRPALSSPPTAEVPAEQRGAAAAVGINSQSRSVSRQGEQPDTSSLDMLNMSSLRKILKSISEKERDEAADMTVLHSKLKQYENRQRRRKELMEHITSFLREEEDEDDQFGKPPTTPLRSHLVTSSHPPPASHSTLASQSPEVELLTQGQVSPTHINSSTPAAEADHSNPGFVPIQPVASLPLYSPLSSGTLPGAVAHATRAETVPIRLEKEFYRYGDAGNVFQPQVQPLLVAPTPTYQHPSVPYLYTTVAPPPRQPAISLPTSFSIPHYTSMPPVASVPHRPLHAAPQPKIPDFVNDNEREFANLKLALDNLLEPHAELDEKYKYHILLEHLKLPEAQMIGQSCRHHSYPYSAAMQALQLQYGQPHQLAQSEIAAILTAPEVKSNDANSFQSFALRVHLLVSMLLTLEGPRGMELNCCSHVDRLLSKLPKYLRDGFIEFLLLQGKLNSPNINPYNLQDFAGWLQVKAQQQRLSSRLVQRYQYEKSPSITKEKTMGKPRSQSTALYHGAAPTESKACLSPKVSQKRTPPKVNCLFCSSKDHYITRCSSIKEHSVDELCKWISEGKRCWKCARSHAPEVCTLKKPCSECGGIHLQVLHGVARRHATGTSSDTSESRIYLLPSIASGRVLLKVVPVLLHHKSKTLETYAILDDGAQRTMILPNAIQQLRLKGEPETLALRTVRPDTTHLSGSRVTFEISPRGNPEKRFQVFGAFTASGLDLVEQSYPVQTLQRRYAHLRGIPLQPFHKVRPLVLIGSDQVHLITPEEPIRQGNKGGELVEATQQNCLGASTSNSTNSEPGTSREAEAVLLRACQLQSFPEEVAALRANKPVPAHSRLVSLAPEWDPLTNMIRVGGRLRRSETLDTEQIHPIVLDPKHAVTKLLIKEFDERLLHPGAERVYAEIRRQYWILRGRQAIKHHQLLCLSCQRWRAQPKVPQMADLPPERLRLLCPPFYSTGVDCFGPYLVKIGRRNEKRWGLIFKCLTTRAVHTELLNSMDADAFLLALRRFIARRGKPHEIRSDCGTNFRGADRELREAFSVMEPELKTQLSKYQISFKFNPPSAPHFGGIWEREVRSIKNALQVAVGTQAVAEDVLSTVLVEVEGILNSKPLGYVSTDVADIDPITPNILLMGRRDASLPQVAYTQGDMGRRRWRHCQNMVDQFWIQFTRNYLPTLQIRQKWKKSSENLEADAVVLIVDPQLPRAQWPIGRVQKTLPGSDGCVRTAEVVIDGKTYLRPVARLIKLPTVEGITKDL